TAGTCGGCGAGGTTGCGATCGAGGCGCAAAGCCGTGGCGAGTGATTCGATGGCGGAGCTGTAGTCCTCGTCCAGCAGGGCGAGGTAGCCGAGCGCGAGCAGGGCATGCACGCAGCGCTGATCGAGATTGAGGGCGGCGAGGTATTCCTGCTGCGCGGCGGCTCTGGCGCCGGCGAGCAGATGCAGGTTGCCGACGAAGCAGTGCACGGTGGCGGAATCCTTGATGCGCGTTTGCAGCGGCAGCATGATCTGCAAAGCGCGGGCATAGTCACCATGTTCGTAGTGCTGCATCACCTGCGCCATCTCCGGCGTGGCGCCGCTGAAGCGGTAGCGTTTGTGCAGCAGCTTGCCCAGCGGAAATGCCGCCAGCAGCTCCTGCAGGAATTGCTGGCTCTCGGCTTCGGCGTCGACCGGTGCGGGCGCGCTGCCCGGTTGTGCATCCGCGCCGGCGGCTTTGCGCGGCCGCGCCGGCCAGGGTTGCAGCCAGCGGCCGTTTTGTTTCAGATATTGTTCGATGCGCTCGCGCGTGAGCGTGTAGCTCTCTTCTTCATCGAGATGCGCGATGATCTCTTCGACGCCGGCTTGCGGGTTTTCGCGCAATACCTGCAAAATGGCCTGCTCCTGGCTGGTGGTCATGAATTTGTCAGCCAGCTCGCAGCCGCCTGCTTCCGCATGCTGCTTGTCCAAATCGCGCAGGATGTTCTTCAGCGCGATGACGGTGATGTCATCGTGCGTGATTTGATCGCCGGCAAAGCGCTGCAGCAGGCCGCGCAATTCCATCAGGAAATCGGTGGGCGCAAGCTCGCCGTGCTGCATGATGAAATCAATCAGCCGCTGCCGGCCAAAGTATTCGCCCGCACCGTTGCGCACCGAGAGCAGGCCGTCGCTGTAGAGCACGAGCAGGTCATTTTGGGTGAGCGCGACTTTTTCACTTTCGATCGTGCTCAGATTGGGGGCAAAGCGGCCGTTCGCCTCGTCCGGAATGGCGGACATCCGGCCCAGCGGCGCGCCCGAGGTATTCAACAAAAAGATTTGACCCAGCGCCGGGCGGTAAACCAGCATGGGCAGGTGGCCGGCGCTGGCAAAATGCAACAGCCGCTTGTTTTGATCGAAGATCGCATAGAAGGCGGTCAGCCGGAAATCCGTGGTGCAGGATTCCGACAGGCATTGATCGAGATAGCGCAGTGTGGCCGCGGCGGAAAGACCCGTGCTGTTCGAGCGCAAAACCGTTTTCAACACCGGCGAGCTTTCTTCCGGCATTTTGCCGGTCATGTCCGCCAGCAGCACGCCCACCCGGTTTTCTCCGAGAATGAGAAAATCAACCTGGTCGCCGGCCTCCTGCGCCGCGGGCAAATACAAATAGTCGATCAGCAGCCCGCTGCGTTCCTGGCGTTTGCGCGGAATGTAGGGGAAAATCGTGGCCTCGTCTTCGTTGGCATTTTGGCGCGGCTGACGCAGCTCCAAGTTGCCATTGCGTTCAGAGGGACGCTGGGCGGCGGTTTCGGCAGAGGAGGAAGTTGAGATGGGCTGGCCGGTGACACGGGCACGTTCGCTCAGGCTGCCCCGTTGTGTATTCAAAAGCGCAGGGCCGCTGGCTGACAGTGGATTGTTTTCGAGATTTGCGTGCATGGCCATTTAACGAGCGTCGCCGTTCGCTTCCGCAAGCGGTTCGCGTGGCTGGCAGGGACACGATCGAGTTGCCAAAAGCTCTCCGTCTCATAGCCACTCACGTCGCGGGCTTGAAAGAGCAGGAGCAGCCGGAGTCACATTCCTCTGCCCGTCAGGCAAACCCGCTCGCCAAAATAGGTGCGAGACTCATCAGGGAGGAGAAAGGGCATACTGAATCGCGCCATGCCCTCGCCAGGAGCTGTGCGAAGATGTTGTCACCGTGTTGAATTGCCGGCAATATACCATCATGTCACACCTTTGTCAAGCGAAAACTCGGATGCACGGGCAATCCTCCCGCGCCGCTGGAGCCGTGCCGGTATCCTGACGCACTCTGGTTTTCGAGCTTGAATGTCAGCCTTTTGCTCCTTATCTTGCCGCTGCGCAAAAAGACGAAGCCGCACCAAACCGATGGAAAGGCCCAGCCATGAAGCGCAAAATCGGAATTCCCTACAATCTCAACAGCGTGCACAGCCTGCGCAACTCGGAAGGTCAGCCTCTGGGAGCCTGGCTGCTGCAGTCCGTTTCCCCCATTCTCCTGCGCATTTTCTACGACGAGAAGTTCTTCTATCGCGAAATTCTCCACTTTGGTTGAGTCCGCCTGATCACCATTCTCCGCTCCGCTTCTGCTTCCGCTGCCCAGCCAGGAATAGCCCTTCCCAAAGGGATGCTTGCCGGTTGCTCCCGCTGGCATCTGCACGCGGTTTTTTTGCCGAACCGAAGGAGGCGGAGCTTTGCCTGTTGCAATGCAAAGGTCACGCTCATCAACTGTGGAGTCTTCATATGATTTCGACATACACGCCCCCCGCGGCCGCGCCGGTGCGGCCCACGCCGCTGTTGCCGTCCCACGCAAGCGCCGCAGCAGGAAAAAAGCCGCCGGCTGCCTCAGCCGGCCGTGAACAAGATGAGGAAGTCTTGCGCGAGTGCCGCAAATGGCTGGACATCATCTCCGGCACGATGTTGGACGAAAGCCAGCACCACGCCATGATCGAAGAAACGCTGCGCAATCACATCGACTACATCAACAAGCAATGGGGCCACGCGCGCAAATCCGTTTCCGCCGCCGGTGATTATGCCTGCCTCGAATGGATGGGCCAGGCTTCGAAATTCTGCGACAATCTCGGCCGTGAGTACATTGACTGCCTGGGCGGCTACGGCCTGTACAATGCCGGCATCCGCCATCCCCAAATCGTGCAAGCGGTGCAGGCCCAGTTGCAGCGCAATCCGCTCTCCAGCCAGGAACTGTTGG
The window above is part of the bacterium genome. Proteins encoded here:
- a CDS encoding serine/threonine-protein phosphatase: MAMHANLENNPLSASGPALLNTQRGSLSERARVTGQPISTSSSAETAAQRPSERNGNLELRQPRQNANEDEATIFPYIPRKRQERSGLLIDYLYLPAAQEAGDQVDFLILGENRVGVLLADMTGKMPEESSPVLKTVLRSNSTGLSAAATLRYLDQCLSESCTTDFRLTAFYAIFDQNKRLLHFASAGHLPMLVYRPALGQIFLLNTSGAPLGRMSAIPDEANGRFAPNLSTIESEKVALTQNDLLVLYSDGLLSVRNGAGEYFGRQRLIDFIMQHGELAPTDFLMELRGLLQRFAGDQITHDDITVIALKNILRDLDKQHAEAGGCELADKFMTTSQEQAILQVLRENPQAGVEEIIAHLDEEESYTLTRERIEQYLKQNGRWLQPWPARPRKAAGADAQPGSAPAPVDAEAESQQFLQELLAAFPLGKLLHKRYRFSGATPEMAQVMQHYEHGDYARALQIMLPLQTRIKDSATVHCFVGNLHLLAGARAAAQQEYLAALNLDQRCVHALLALGYLALLDEDYSSAIESLATALRLDRNLADYHTFLQKLIGAVERRENRSEWLL